The Methanocaldococcus jannaschii DSM 2661 genome has a segment encoding these proteins:
- the cas3 gene encoding CRISPR-associated helicase Cas3' codes for MYLHDIGKITEGFQNNIKKGKRSNKHPHPLYALPIIKNIEFDYLFDIPIEVFAILSHHTQLYNNLYADYQQYKKGTFLIEEIKEFIKNSKEAYESLGFSKFFEFEDLKIEDIPKDAKPLELHRLRRKYWIEANNYIKSLSFDDKIKIKSIFSFMFSILQLCDDFASLNFSEYAKDREGIFDDVLENPEIYVPTLNIDNPISFILKDYEPYKFQKELYNSKNKFVMLFAPCGRGKTEGALLWALNALKNFKRNKIILAMPTQVTSNAMYDRLVKIFGEENVGLFHGKSFIKLRDSKEIEDEDDLEEIRDENFKGNVFFKPITITTIDHVIYSFVHGFSQADFALGNIQNSVIIFDEVHYYEKYTLEHLLTLFDILRRMDIPHLLMSGTLPNFLMNNLEGYELVVDEEGLNYKPFKLKCSENHLIWKEDDEWKVNENIINEIIENYKKGLSQAIILNTVERAREFYKAVRDKVPAILYHSQFAYKDRVKKEDEIFTLEEMRKSQNKPYVIVATQVIEISLDMSVDVMYSELSPPDALGQRAGRLHRKGKDWRENGKEYKLKIFLPYKHLPYSKELIEKTINHIKFYEKPLDYRDIKDFVDNVYKDYNLSIPSDLKLFFDEAILFGRHWTDISTIDEEGRFFKVRDDKFMKIEVVPQVYFDELGENSLRAEYMAKIPAYLILNEMKNEEGLIHFYPYEKRVGRKTRRYLICSFKYTYEIGFDYKEEEEFEDIL; via the coding sequence ATTTATTTGCATGATATTGGAAAGATAACAGAGGGGTTCCAAAATAACATAAAAAAAGGAAAAAGAAGCAATAAACATCCCCATCCACTTTATGCACTTCCCATTATAAAAAATATTGAGTTTGATTATCTTTTCGATATTCCAATTGAAGTTTTTGCTATTTTATCTCATCATACACAACTTTACAACAACTTATATGCTGATTATCAACAATACAAAAAAGGGACTTTTTTAATAGAAGAAATCAAAGAATTTATAAAAAATTCTAAAGAAGCTTATGAATCTCTTGGATTTTCAAAGTTTTTTGAGTTTGAGGACTTAAAGATAGAGGATATTCCAAAAGATGCAAAACCTTTAGAACTACACAGATTAAGAAGGAAATATTGGATAGAGGCAAATAATTACATCAAATCACTAAGCTTTGATGATAAAATAAAAATAAAGTCAATATTTTCATTTATGTTTTCTATTCTTCAATTGTGTGATGATTTTGCAAGTTTAAACTTTAGTGAATATGCAAAAGACAGGGAAGGAATTTTTGATGATGTTTTAGAGAATCCAGAAATTTATGTTCCTACTTTAAATATTGATAATCCAATATCGTTTATTCTAAAAGATTATGAACCATACAAATTCCAAAAAGAACTTTACAACTCAAAAAATAAGTTTGTGATGTTGTTTGCTCCTTGTGGGAGAGGTAAAACTGAAGGAGCGTTACTTTGGGCATTGAATGCATTAAAAAACTTCAAAAGAAACAAAATCATCTTAGCAATGCCTACGCAAGTAACAAGCAATGCAATGTATGATAGATTGGTAAAGATCTTTGGAGAGGAGAACGTCGGTTTATTCCATGGAAAGAGCTTTATAAAATTGAGGGACTCAAAAGAAATAGAGGATGAAGACGATTTAGAGGAAATTAGGGATGAAAATTTCAAGGGAAATGTATTTTTTAAACCAATAACAATAACAACCATTGACCATGTTATATACTCTTTTGTTCATGGATTTTCTCAGGCGGATTTTGCTTTGGGAAATATTCAAAATTCAGTTATAATCTTTGATGAAGTTCATTACTATGAAAAATACACATTAGAGCATTTATTAACTCTTTTTGATATTTTAAGGAGGATGGATATTCCTCATTTACTTATGAGTGGAACACTGCCAAACTTTTTAATGAACAACCTTGAAGGTTATGAACTTGTAGTTGATGAGGAAGGGTTAAATTACAAACCTTTTAAACTTAAATGTTCAGAAAATCATTTAATTTGGAAAGAGGATGATGAATGGAAAGTTAATGAAAATATAATTAACGAAATAATAGAGAATTATAAAAAAGGATTATCTCAAGCGATTATCTTAAATACTGTTGAAAGAGCAAGGGAATTTTATAAAGCAGTAAGGGACAAAGTCCCAGCGATTCTCTATCATTCTCAATTTGCCTATAAAGATAGAGTTAAAAAAGAGGATGAGATTTTTACTTTGGAAGAGATGAGAAAAAGTCAAAATAAACCTTATGTTATTGTTGCCACTCAAGTGATTGAAATTTCTCTTGATATGTCCGTCGATGTTATGTATTCTGAACTATCTCCACCAGATGCACTTGGGCAGAGGGCTGGAAGATTGCACAGAAAAGGAAAAGATTGGAGAGAAAATGGAAAAGAATACAAGCTAAAAATATTTTTGCCGTATAAACACTTGCCATATAGCAAGGAACTAATAGAAAAAACAATTAATCATATAAAATTCTATGAAAAACCTTTGGATTATAGAGATATTAAAGATTTCGTTGATAATGTTTATAAAGATTATAATTTAAGCATTCCAAGTGATTTAAAGTTATTTTTTGATGAGGCAATATTATTTGGAAGGCATTGGACAGATATATCAACAATAGATGAAGAAGGAAGATTCTTTAAAGTTAGAGATGATAAGTTTATGAAGATTGAAGTAGTTCCTCAAGTTTATTTTGATGAATTGGGAGAAAATTCCTTAAGAGCAGAGTATATGGCAAAAATCCCAGCCTATTTAATTTTAAATGAAATGAAAAATGAGGAGGGATTAATTCACTTTTACCCTTATGAAAAAAGAGTTGGTAGAAAAACCAGAAGATATTTAATTTGTTCATTTAAATATACTTATGAAATAGGATTTGACTACAAAGAGGAAGAGGAGTTTGAAGACATCTTATAG
- the cas4 gene encoding CRISPR-associated protein Cas4, translating into MENYLEEELIIGGIEINYLYVCKTKLWYFVRGITMEQESDFVDLGKFLHEKSYFGEEKEVQIGSIKIDFIKKRDVIEIHEVKRGKQMEKAHIMQVLYYIYYLNSLGIKSKAILHYPKLKEIKEIELKENNKEEIKRAIKEIEYIKSLKEPPEPIYQKICKNCAYYELCFI; encoded by the coding sequence ATGGAAAATTATTTGGAAGAAGAGCTTATAATTGGAGGTATTGAGATAAACTATCTCTATGTATGTAAGACAAAGCTTTGGTATTTTGTTAGAGGCATAACTATGGAGCAAGAAAGTGATTTTGTTGATTTAGGAAAATTTTTACATGAAAAAAGTTATTTTGGAGAGGAGAAGGAAGTTCAGATAGGTAGTATAAAAATTGATTTTATTAAAAAGCGTGATGTCATTGAGATTCATGAGGTAAAGAGGGGCAAACAGATGGAGAAAGCCCATATAATGCAGGTATTGTATTACATCTATTATTTAAACAGTTTAGGAATAAAATCTAAGGCAATCCTTCATTATCCAAAACTTAAGGAGATTAAAGAGATTGAGTTAAAAGAAAATAACAAAGAGGAAATAAAAAGAGCAATAAAAGAGATTGAATACATAAAATCATTAAAAGAACCACCAGAGCCTATTTATCAGAAGATTTGCAAGAATTGTGCTTATTATGAATTATGTTTTATTTAG